Genomic DNA from Microbacterium neungamense:
GACGCTCACCTGGGACGGCTTCGGAGAGGCGACGCGGGAGCTGGCGCGCACGATCCTGGACAGCGGCTTCGTGCCGGAGGTGGTCGTCGCGATCGCGCGCGGGGGGCTGCTGCCCGCCGGAGCCATCGCGTACGGACTCGGCGCCAAGAACTGCGGCGCGATCAACGTCGAGTTCTACACCGGCATCGGCACGGTGCTGGACGCGCCCGAGGTGCTCCCGCCCGAGCTGGACATGGCCTACCTGGACGGCCGCCGCGTGCTGCTCGTCGACGACGTCGCCGACTCCGGGCGCACCCTCGCGCTCGCGGTGCAGCTGCTGAAGGAGAAGGGCGCCGACGTGCGCTCGGTGACGATCTACACCAAGCCCACCACGATCATCGAGCCGGACTACGCCTGGAAGGCCACCGACCTGTGGATCAACTTCCCGTGGTCGTACAAGGGCACGGTGCGCGAAGAGGATCTCGGCCTGGCGCCGTCCGCCTGACGGCACTTCCGAGCCGCGCTCACGTGCGGCTCACATGCCGGCGAGGGCGATGCGGTTGCCGTCCGGATCGATCAGCACGACGTGCCGCACGCCGTTGCCGTACTGCTCCACGGGCTCGTGCTCGACGCCCAGCCGCTGCAGACGCGCGAGCAGCACGCCGAACCCGTCGACGGCGATCGTCAGCTGCGCGCCGCCGGCCTGCCGCTGCTCGGCGAGGGCGATCCAGGCGCTGTCGGTGATGTGCCAGAGGATCTCGTCGCCGGTCGCGTCGTCGGGCTCGCGCTGGAACAGGTCGCGGTACCAGGGGACCGAGACGCGCAGGTCGGATGCCGGGATCACGCTGTACAGGTGCGTCATGGCTGC
This window encodes:
- a CDS encoding phosphoribosyltransferase, whose product is MTDAPIERETLTWDGFGEATRELARTILDSGFVPEVVVAIARGGLLPAGAIAYGLGAKNCGAINVEFYTGIGTVLDAPEVLPPELDMAYLDGRRVLLVDDVADSGRTLALAVQLLKEKGADVRSVTIYTKPTTIIEPDYAWKATDLWINFPWSYKGTVREEDLGLAPSA
- a CDS encoding VOC family protein, with product MAAMTHLYSVIPASDLRVSVPWYRDLFQREPDDATGDEILWHITDSAWIALAEQRQAGGAQLTIAVDGFGVLLARLQRLGVEHEPVEQYGNGVRHVVLIDPDGNRIALAGM